The region CCTCGGCGATCGACCTGATCGTCCACACCGCGCGGATCCAGGGAGGAAGACGCGCGGTCACTTCGATCACCGAGGTGACCGGGATGAACGATTCCCAGATCCTGCTCCAGGAAATCTTTCGCTGGAGCAAGGCCGAAGGCCGGGACGCGCGCGGCGGCGGTCTCGTTCCCACGCGCGTTCCCTCGTCTTTCGCGGAGGAGGACCGCCTCGCATGGGACTGACGCCGGCCGAATCCGCGATCTTCTGCCTCGGCGCGGGATTGATCGTCCTCTTCCTGTTCCGCACGGCCCTGCCGGGGATTTCCCGGCGCTTCGCATCCGCGTCCAGCCGGCATTCCGACGATCTGCGGGAGGAATTCATCTTCCTTCCTCCCGCCCGGATCGCATCCGGGATGCTCCTGTCCGGTTTCCTCTGCGGCATCGTCGCGTTGGCGATGTCGGGGTCTCCGACGGCTGCCGCCGTTTCGGTCGCCGCTCCCGTGCTCCTCGCTGGAACGATCGTCGGATGGTATCGGAGCCGCCGCAGGAAGACGATCCTTTCCCAGCTTCCCGTGATGCTCGACCTTGTCGCCGGGCATCTGAAGGCCGGGCACAGCCTCGTGGAATCGCTGGCGGAGACCGTTCCCCTGTTGCCGAGGGGGATCCGCGAGGAGATGGCCTGGCTCCTTCAGCAGAACCGCCTTGGAACTCCGCTGGCCGAAGCGTTCACGCTATGGGAGCGGCGGATCCCATCGGAAGACGTATCGCTCTTCGTCAGGCCGCTGCGCGCCGCGCTTCCCGGAGGAGGGAACATCGTCGACCTCCTGGAGAGGACGGTGGATATCCTGCGGCGCCGGATCCGCACGAGAGAGAAGCTCCGGAGCATGACCGCGCAGGCCCGGCTCCAGGCGATTGTGCTGACGCTGCTTCCCCCGTCCTTCGCCGCGGTAATGTCGTGGATCGACCCGCATTTCCTCCACGGGCTCATCGGCACGCCGCAAGGAAAAGCCATCCTTTCGGCGGCAGCAGTGCTGCAGGCCCTGGGGTGGTTGACCATCCGGAAGATCGTTTCGGTGCGGCCATGAGCCCGCTCGACTTCCTCCTGATCGGGTCGGCTCTCCTTACCGGCGGGATGCTCGTCGCCGCATCGATCCGGAAGATGCTGTCGAACTATTCTTTGAGACGGTTGCCGGAGGCGCATCGGAGGGCCCACATCCGCCTGGTCGAATGGCTGATGCGGAAGAACCTGATCCGGACGCCGGGCGCATGCCTGATAGATCCCGTACGTCCATGGGCGATCGGGGAAGCAGCGGGGCTCCTGGTGCTGGCCGCCGGAACGATGGCGACGCCGAATCCGGCCGGATTCCTCGGCGCCTTCGCCACCGCCATCCTGTTTGCTGCCTGCGCGACATGGTTTGCGATCCGGAAAGCGTCCCGGGAAGCGCTCCGCTCCGTTCAGAGAGATCTTCCAGTCGCCTGCTTCCTGCTTTCCCTCCTCCTCGAATCGGGGATGGGAGCGTCCTCGGCCCTCCAGGAAACGGCATCCTCGGTCCCTGCCGGGGCCCTTTCCCGGGAACTGGGGGAGCTTGTTCGTGCCCGGTCCATCGGCCTCTCACGCGGCGAGTCTATCGACCAGTCGCGGCGGCGGGTCCCCCTTGAGGATTACCGGATCTTCCTCAACCATATCCACCAGGGAGAGCGATTGGGAATCGGGCTGTCGAAGAGCTTGAGGGGGCTCTCGAATAAAATCCTCGAAAACCAGGACCATCGGGCGGAGACGATCGCCCAGCAGGCGGCTGTGAAACTGCTGTTCCCGCTGGTCTGCTTCATATTCCCGGCGGTGTTCCTGATCATCCTGTCGCCGGTGATCCTGGATCTGTGGAGCCGGTTCCTCCGATGAGACACGTAACTGTCTACAGGCGACTCCTGGCCGGACTCCTTTTCCTCGCGGCAATCCTCCTGCCGCCCGCTTCCGGTTTCTCTTCGGCGAATGCCGCCGGCAAGCTCTCGGTAAGATCCGCCGGAACCTTATCGGTAAGCCGCAAGCTCCTGCTATCGCTCCAAATCGCGAAAGCAAAGAAGGCCACACGGGGGCTCCGTTTCTATCGGAGCATCGCCCGCCAGCAGAAACATCGCCGCCCCGCTACCCCCCGTCCCCCGTCATCCGCACGATG is a window of Thermodesulfobacteriota bacterium DNA encoding:
- a CDS encoding CpaF family protein → SAIDLIVHTARIQGGRRAVTSITEVTGMNDSQILLQEIFRWSKAEGRDARGGGLVPTRVPSSFAEEDRLAWD
- a CDS encoding type II secretion system F family protein; the protein is MGLTPAESAIFCLGAGLIVLFLFRTALPGISRRFASASSRHSDDLREEFIFLPPARIASGMLLSGFLCGIVALAMSGSPTAAAVSVAAPVLLAGTIVGWYRSRRRKTILSQLPVMLDLVAGHLKAGHSLVESLAETVPLLPRGIREEMAWLLQQNRLGTPLAEAFTLWERRIPSEDVSLFVRPLRAALPGGGNIVDLLERTVDILRRRIRTREKLRSMTAQARLQAIVLTLLPPSFAAVMSWIDPHFLHGLIGTPQGKAILSAAAVLQALGWLTIRKIVSVRP
- a CDS encoding type II secretion system F family protein, whose protein sequence is MSPLDFLLIGSALLTGGMLVAASIRKMLSNYSLRRLPEAHRRAHIRLVEWLMRKNLIRTPGACLIDPVRPWAIGEAAGLLVLAAGTMATPNPAGFLGAFATAILFAACATWFAIRKASREALRSVQRDLPVACFLLSLLLESGMGASSALQETASSVPAGALSRELGELVRARSIGLSRGESIDQSRRRVPLEDYRIFLNHIHQGERLGIGLSKSLRGLSNKILENQDHRAETIAQQAAVKLLFPLVCFIFPAVFLIILSPVILDLWSRFLR